Proteins found in one Sphaeramia orbicularis chromosome 8, fSphaOr1.1, whole genome shotgun sequence genomic segment:
- the LOC115424875 gene encoding CD5 antigen-like encodes VRLVGGASRCNGDVEIKHHGEWKDMGYYYDFDLWTLKAAADSVRLVHGSSLCSGRLEVRSNQSWSSVCEEDLDLNDTQVVCRELGCGAPGLLQGGLYGEGEAPVWTSELQCEGNESTVLDCRRSSSTGKTCSTGTAAGLTCTDPGGVRLVGQPSRCAGTLEIQHQGKWKPVEDEYKFWDLKSGSAVCQHLDCGSAVSVNRTDYSTYRRVWMVSVPCVKLKSGLRDCVGLDDSYKHSSGVDVVCSDLLPQPNISLSDGVFGVYQQGFRVLVGSDFTI; translated from the exons gtcagactggtgggaggagccagtcgctgtaacggtgaCGTAGAGATtaaacatcatggagaatggaaAGACATGGGATATTATTATGACTTTGACctctggaccctgaaggcagcag cagactctgtcagactggtgcatggttccagtctgtgttcaggcagactggaggtccggtccaaccagtcctggtcctcagtgtgtgaagaggatttggaccttaatgatacccaggtggtctgtagggagctgggctgtggggctcctgggctcctccagggggggctctatggagagggggaggctccagtctggaccagtgagctccagtgtgaaggcaaTGAGTCTactgtcctggactgtagaaggtccagctccactgggaagacctgctcaactggaacagctgctggactcacctgtacag atccaggtggtgtcaggttggtgggacagccgagccgctgtgctggtactttggagatccaacaccagggaaaGTGGAAACCTGTAGAAGACGAGTATAAAttctgggacctgaagtctggatctgctgtgtgtcaacatctggactgtggatcagctgtttcagtcaacagaacAGATTATTCTACATACAGACGTGTTTGGATGGTGTCtgttccttgtgtaaagctgaaatctggactgagggactgtgttggactAGATGATTCCTATAAACACTCATCTGGTGTggatgtggtgtgttcag atctgctgcctcagcccaacatctccctgtctgacggggtctttggggtctaccagcaggggttcagGGTGCTCGTCggctccgacttcaccatc